From the Leptospira sp. WS60.C2 genome, one window contains:
- a CDS encoding TetR/AcrR family transcriptional regulator has protein sequence MKNLKSLDPLSEFPLKERKFARTRMGLTAGLLKLLETRPYEEIKITELCQFAQISEPTFYNYFPEKDDLIFHYIQIWSLMVTVFAEEQKMASSGYGLLLSLFQYTAKESKKNPRILLEIIAFQAKKKHRLKANGLTIVERKLMFPNFEGIEMMPIGGVEMVLENAMYLSQKNRELPEKTDWEGLSLTIASSFFGIPIIAFQMNQNLEKLWIDALNYIWLGAGGSIPKLKKRAGKL, from the coding sequence GTGAAGAATTTGAAGTCCTTGGATCCTTTGTCGGAATTTCCACTAAAGGAGCGAAAATTTGCAAGAACTCGTATGGGTCTTACGGCGGGCTTACTCAAATTATTGGAAACACGTCCATATGAAGAAATTAAAATCACCGAACTTTGCCAGTTTGCTCAAATTTCAGAACCGACATTTTACAATTATTTTCCGGAAAAGGATGATTTAATTTTCCATTACATCCAGATTTGGAGTTTGATGGTCACCGTCTTCGCCGAGGAACAAAAGATGGCAAGTTCTGGTTATGGCTTGTTATTATCTTTATTTCAATATACAGCAAAAGAATCCAAAAAGAATCCAAGAATTCTTCTTGAGATCATTGCATTCCAGGCAAAGAAAAAACACAGACTAAAAGCAAATGGATTAACAATCGTTGAACGTAAGTTAATGTTCCCAAATTTTGAAGGTATCGAGATGATGCCGATTGGTGGAGTTGAGATGGTTTTGGAGAATGCTATGTATTTATCTCAAAAAAACAGAGAACTTCCAGAAAAGACTGATTGGGAAGGTTTATCTTTAACGATTGCTAGTTCTTTTTTTGGTATTCCGATCATTGCATTTCAAATGAATCAAAATTTAGAGAAGCTTTGGATTGATGCGCTCAATTATATTTGGTTGGGGGCTGGTGGTTCGATTCCTAAACTTAAAAAGAGAGCTGGTAAGTTATGA
- a CDS encoding SRPBCC family protein — protein MATNDNTNQTIHPDLDLFFERTIDLPVDLVWDMWTKPEHLIHWFTPSPWKTVDCRIDLRPGGEFFTMMLSPEGNFVPNHGCYLEVHKNERLVFTDTLLAGFRPSGNSFMTAFLTFQQKGNSTVYKAVIKHKDTETKKQHEDMGFLTGWNSAVDQLIAHARGLTKN, from the coding sequence ATGGCCACCAATGACAACACAAACCAAACGATCCATCCAGACTTAGATTTATTTTTTGAACGAACAATCGATTTGCCTGTGGATTTGGTTTGGGATATGTGGACAAAACCAGAGCATTTGATTCATTGGTTCACACCTTCCCCATGGAAAACTGTAGACTGCAGAATCGACTTAAGGCCTGGTGGAGAGTTTTTTACGATGATGTTATCTCCAGAAGGCAATTTTGTTCCGAATCATGGTTGTTATTTGGAAGTTCATAAAAATGAAAGATTAGTTTTTACAGATACATTACTTGCTGGTTTTAGACCATCTGGGAATAGTTTTATGACTGCTTTTTTAACATTTCAACAAAAGGGAAATTCCACAGTTTATAAAGCGGTGATCAAACATAAAGACACGGAAACAAAAAAACAACACGAAGATATGGGATTTCTAACAGGCTGGAATAGTGCAGTGGACCAACTAATTGCGCATGCGAGAGGTCTCACAAAAAATTAG
- the recA gene encoding recombinase RecA: MKKEKADKAQDKETDQRKQAIDAALGQIEKQFGKGSIMRLGADTRMAEMNVVSTGSLDLDIALGIGGFPSGRIIEIYGPESSGKTTLTLSAIAETQKKGGIAAFIDAEHALDPSYAKKLGVNVDDLLVAQPDNGEEALEICESLVRSNAIDLIVIDSVAALVPKAEIEGDMGDSHMGLQARLMSQALRKLTGTISKSSTTVIFINQIRMKIGVMFGSPETTTGGNALKFYASIRLDIRRIETLKEKEEPVGNRVRVKVVKNKCAPPFRQAEFDIMYANGINRESSLIDLAVRHDLVAKAGSWYSYNGEKIGQGKEQVRNFFLENPDIAFKIENQVRDLNGLPMLDQAKIQTREVKSIERDPKETKETKSKQPVSFSTEGDADVAVGE, translated from the coding sequence ATGAAAAAAGAGAAAGCTGACAAGGCACAAGACAAAGAGACCGACCAAAGAAAACAGGCCATTGATGCGGCCCTAGGTCAAATTGAGAAACAATTTGGAAAGGGATCCATCATGCGTCTCGGTGCCGACACACGTATGGCTGAGATGAATGTGGTATCCACTGGATCTTTGGACCTTGACATTGCTTTGGGGATTGGCGGTTTTCCATCTGGAAGAATCATCGAAATCTATGGACCAGAGTCTTCTGGTAAAACAACTCTGACCTTATCTGCGATTGCAGAAACCCAAAAAAAAGGAGGCATTGCAGCCTTCATTGACGCCGAACACGCACTTGATCCATCGTATGCCAAAAAACTGGGTGTCAATGTTGATGACCTACTCGTTGCTCAACCAGACAACGGAGAAGAGGCATTGGAAATCTGTGAGTCCCTCGTTCGTTCCAATGCGATCGACCTCATCGTCATCGACTCTGTAGCCGCACTTGTACCGAAGGCGGAGATTGAAGGGGATATGGGTGATTCTCATATGGGTCTACAAGCTCGACTCATGTCACAAGCACTCCGTAAATTAACAGGAACTATTTCCAAATCCAGTACGACAGTGATCTTTATCAATCAAATCCGGATGAAGATTGGCGTGATGTTCGGAAGTCCAGAGACCACGACAGGTGGTAACGCATTAAAATTTTATGCATCCATTCGACTCGACATTCGTCGCATTGAAACACTCAAAGAAAAAGAAGAACCAGTCGGTAACCGTGTCCGAGTGAAGGTGGTCAAAAATAAGTGTGCTCCTCCTTTCCGTCAGGCTGAGTTTGACATCATGTATGCAAATGGAATTAACCGTGAAAGTTCACTGATCGACCTTGCCGTTCGTCATGACCTAGTCGCAAAAGCTGGATCTTGGTATTCATATAACGGTGAAAAAATTGGCCAAGGGAAAGAACAAGTCAGGAACTTCTTCTTAGAAAATCCAGACATCGCTTTTAAAATTGAAAACCAAGTCCGTGATCTCAATGGTCTCCCGATGCTCGACCAAGCAAAAATCCAAACTAGAGAAGTGAAGTCCATCGAAAGAGATCCGAAAGAGACAAAAGAAACAAAATCAAAACAACCAGTGAGTTTCTCTACAGAAGGGGATGCGGACGTCGCAGTCGGCGAATAA
- a CDS encoding lysophospholipid acyltransferase family protein, whose translation MGKLQFFVVLCYAIPVFVIIFPIGLVLSYLFKISNFDLWSNRINNFLGHFWYRSFFLITGRTLDVSLGDWNPNGNNRFLICNHTNALEVPLIVSLPYLAKSKDVRLSYLGGDIIQRYKIIPLMMHKTIVEAVIYSENRPNFRNFKADVLRVLKTRSIFLYPEGERTFTEEIKPFQTGVMKIAYKFNIDLDVFVVSGFMGYSSLQEYKHLAKSKKIFFHYCGSILAKDYKTFEEYLAKAEALMKEKKRFLEAQERVI comes from the coding sequence ATGGGCAAACTTCAATTTTTTGTCGTACTTTGTTATGCAATACCTGTATTCGTTATCATTTTTCCGATAGGACTTGTTCTATCTTATTTATTTAAGATCTCAAATTTCGATCTATGGTCGAACAGGATTAACAATTTTTTAGGTCACTTTTGGTATCGTTCTTTTTTCCTTATTACAGGTAGAACTTTAGATGTCTCTCTCGGCGATTGGAACCCGAACGGAAACAATCGATTTTTAATTTGTAATCATACGAATGCACTTGAAGTCCCTTTGATTGTTTCTCTTCCTTATTTAGCAAAATCGAAGGATGTTCGATTGTCTTACTTGGGTGGAGACATTATCCAAAGATACAAAATCATTCCCTTAATGATGCACAAAACGATTGTGGAGGCTGTAATTTATTCCGAGAACAGGCCGAATTTCAGAAACTTTAAGGCTGATGTTCTTCGTGTATTAAAAACTAGGTCTATTTTTTTGTATCCTGAAGGGGAAAGAACCTTTACGGAAGAAATAAAACCATTTCAAACAGGAGTAATGAAAATTGCTTATAAATTCAATATTGATTTAGATGTTTTTGTAGTGAGTGGTTTTATGGGCTACTCAAGTTTACAAGAATACAAACATTTGGCGAAATCTAAAAAAATCTTTTTTCATTATTGTGGTTCAATTTTAGCCAAAGATTATAAAACATTTGAAGAATATTTAGCAAAAGCAGAAGCATTGATGAAAGAGAAAAAACGATTCCTGGAAGCACAGGAACGTGTCATTTGA
- a CDS encoding response regulator — translation MVSENMDQFMKEVEAQADAQIADEKKGEKVYKIVMVDDIKSISSSMKRELTFVARKEEKIRLSIVDIQDSEFAYEYLQKNKPDLLISDIKMPYLSGDKLVEAVKKLYPDLPVIVVTGFATKENIVSVYKSDKNSIILSKPWEPERFISAVNQMLGTNFRWND, via the coding sequence ATGGTTTCCGAGAATATGGATCAATTCATGAAAGAAGTGGAAGCACAGGCAGATGCACAAATAGCAGATGAGAAAAAAGGAGAAAAGGTTTATAAAATTGTAATGGTCGATGACATAAAATCGATTTCTTCTTCTATGAAACGAGAATTAACGTTTGTTGCTCGTAAAGAAGAAAAGATTCGATTGTCAATTGTGGACATTCAGGATTCAGAATTTGCATATGAATACCTCCAGAAAAATAAACCTGATCTTTTGATTTCAGATATTAAAATGCCTTATTTAAGTGGTGATAAGTTAGTGGAAGCTGTAAAGAAATTATACCCGGATTTGCCTGTGATCGTTGTGACAGGTTTTGCCACTAAAGAGAATATTGTGTCTGTGTATAAATCCGACAAAAATAGTATTATCCTTTCAAAACCTTGGGAACCAGAAAGATTTATCTCTGCCGTCAATCAGATGTTAGGTACAAACTTTCGTTGGAATGATTGA
- a CDS encoding nitrilase-related carbon-nitrogen hydrolase, whose protein sequence is MKLLSHQWFLLSIGGILIGFTGMNWNVPIFAWVMLVPFLRYLRLGYSFPKLFFSLILFQILSTLRIVNEPFHLVIALVSGVQGGIVFSSLLWLSNRYRKFSSSSGVSIFFFAFLFTCVEWIGAYFSDLGVWGMMANSQIGNLILLQSVSIFGATGLSFLIYLINVSLEYFLSEKLDQTQITPNTWKILLFSLILLVCFYFFGTFRLSFPIEGKQIKVATITSKTEIQNLSKDPIQNEINTHLIIEKTRLAAKEGAKIVVWNEGAVLVSKEKESEFLKQITSLSKEVQIEIIAAYIIPIESKEFFFDNKLVWIGNDGTIRQTYFKQFIVPGEPVSKNDSEIKVISTDFGNFSVAICYDFDSLRVTNVHSKLGSGITLIPASDWKGINPFHTEMAAMRGIENGSSIVRSTRSGLSGIYDAYGRVKGSSDYFEENDGILVSSLPVTKLNTFYSQWGDWIVWIGWCYLGFVMLRVFIFFIKQDKNT, encoded by the coding sequence ATGAAGTTACTTTCGCATCAATGGTTTTTACTATCGATAGGTGGAATCTTAATTGGATTCACAGGGATGAATTGGAATGTTCCCATTTTTGCTTGGGTAATGTTGGTTCCTTTTTTGCGTTACTTACGTTTAGGATATTCCTTTCCTAAACTATTCTTTAGTTTGATTTTGTTCCAAATTCTTTCAACACTTCGTATTGTAAATGAACCCTTTCATTTAGTTATTGCTTTAGTTTCGGGAGTTCAAGGTGGAATCGTATTTTCTTCTTTACTTTGGTTATCTAATCGATATCGGAAATTTTCGTCTAGTTCAGGTGTATCCATTTTCTTTTTTGCATTCTTGTTTACTTGTGTTGAGTGGATAGGTGCATATTTTTCAGACTTAGGTGTTTGGGGTATGATGGCAAACAGTCAAATCGGTAATTTGATATTACTCCAATCGGTATCAATTTTTGGTGCCACTGGTTTGAGTTTTCTCATTTATCTGATAAATGTCTCACTTGAATATTTTTTGAGTGAAAAATTGGATCAAACTCAAATTACACCTAACACTTGGAAGATCCTACTTTTTAGTTTGATTTTACTCGTTTGTTTTTATTTTTTTGGAACGTTTCGCTTGAGTTTCCCAATAGAGGGTAAACAAATTAAAGTTGCAACGATTACCTCAAAAACAGAGATTCAGAACCTTTCGAAAGATCCTATTCAAAATGAAATCAATACACATTTAATAATCGAAAAGACAAGATTGGCAGCCAAAGAAGGTGCAAAAATAGTTGTATGGAATGAAGGTGCCGTTTTGGTTTCGAAAGAGAAAGAATCTGAGTTTTTGAAACAAATAACTTCCCTCTCAAAGGAAGTTCAAATTGAAATCATAGCTGCTTACATCATACCAATTGAATCTAAAGAATTCTTTTTTGATAATAAGCTTGTCTGGATTGGAAATGATGGAACTATAAGACAAACCTATTTTAAACAATTTATCGTGCCTGGAGAACCTGTATCTAAGAATGATTCTGAGATCAAAGTGATCTCGACGGATTTTGGAAATTTCTCTGTTGCGATCTGTTATGACTTTGATAGCTTGCGTGTAACGAATGTTCATTCCAAATTAGGATCTGGGATAACATTGATTCCGGCTTCAGATTGGAAAGGGATCAATCCATTTCATACAGAAATGGCAGCCATGCGAGGAATTGAAAATGGTTCGTCCATTGTTCGGTCTACAAGGAGTGGGCTTTCTGGAATCTATGATGCATATGGCAGGGTAAAAGGTAGTTCAGATTACTTTGAAGAAAATGATGGGATTCTTGTATCATCTCTTCCCGTTACAAAGTTAAATACATTCTATTCGCAATGGGGAGATTGGATTGTGTGGATTGGGTGGTGTTATCTAGGATTTGTCATGCTTCGAGTTTTCATTTTTTTTATTAAACAAGATAAAAATACATAG
- a CDS encoding PAS domain S-box protein: protein MEISEAIDKVLNAKKELEAAWDGNPLPSFVLNQDFKILHCNASAIEFFQTSFFQILGKDFVELFWQEEMQDEIRSNGFRSSEQSSFPVILSKFEGSFQILSRSISGDRIVVYIINLDSILLPGKREEEVRLKLALETGQNGVWDFSLRQGKAYFSPHYIRMLGFDPEHFPQNFSHWETLVHWDDREKIRSLFESYLNGSISSHDLEIRMFTKAGKIIWVWSRGKVVERDENQLPIRVLGTHIDITERKKTEIRTEAVIQMGQSSTFIDNEEGIILLALKYAIPLTESEYGIVRLYRDGIKTIETGLSKLRHHTNSQFKTIQKQSDIPKIIRELSIKLESGEKESVELILYNKRGEYEEIDFKEVELLGTELVHILNKKRTEDLLRTSEWNLQSIVECSPNGILILVEGTIQFFNRSAEILLSQNKKELQNKKLSEVFGFLNGDDPLIFLETLSNNGISPNQSVVEKNIILSNGQKRWISFWAIEIIYNRKVAILVNLNDLSKIKDTEVQLLQSEKLATIGQLAAGVAHEINNPMAFIASNLVMMKKYHEQVVSFLGNVHSILLEYKSSSEVSSLLSQWNSIDITNVLSDTNDILEESIDGASRVVDIVRSIKSFAHITKEETFVDCNLNEVISSAINIVKNNIKYNCEIILTLDANLPEIKCHPQEIGQVIINLIVNAGHAIEEKKTFGLFPETQGEKPGKIEVMSRLIPAEWNQTFVEIKIKDNGIGIPEEMKSRIFDPFFSTKETGEGTGLGLSISMDIIRKHKGKIELESIRCEGSTFTILLPTNLED, encoded by the coding sequence ATGGAAATCAGCGAGGCTATCGATAAAGTTCTTAATGCGAAGAAAGAGCTGGAAGCAGCTTGGGATGGAAATCCATTACCATCTTTCGTGTTGAATCAAGACTTTAAGATCCTCCATTGCAATGCTTCTGCAATCGAGTTTTTTCAGACATCCTTTTTTCAAATCTTAGGCAAGGATTTCGTTGAGCTATTTTGGCAAGAGGAAATGCAAGATGAAATCCGTAGCAATGGATTCCGTTCTTCGGAACAGTCATCGTTTCCAGTCATCTTATCAAAATTCGAAGGTTCCTTTCAGATTTTATCACGCTCGATTTCGGGCGATAGAATTGTTGTTTATATCATCAATTTAGATTCAATCCTATTGCCAGGCAAACGTGAGGAAGAAGTCCGTTTAAAGCTTGCTCTAGAAACGGGGCAGAACGGGGTTTGGGATTTTTCCTTACGCCAAGGAAAAGCGTATTTTAGTCCCCATTACATTCGAATGTTGGGTTTTGATCCCGAACATTTCCCGCAAAACTTTTCCCATTGGGAAACTCTCGTACATTGGGATGACCGCGAAAAGATACGTTCTCTTTTTGAAAGTTACTTAAACGGATCCATTTCTTCTCATGATTTAGAAATTCGTATGTTTACAAAAGCAGGGAAAATCATATGGGTATGGAGCCGAGGTAAAGTTGTTGAACGAGATGAAAATCAGTTACCAATACGTGTTTTGGGAACTCATATCGACATCACGGAACGTAAAAAAACGGAAATCAGAACCGAAGCTGTCATACAGATGGGTCAAAGTAGTACCTTCATAGACAATGAAGAGGGTATTATACTTCTGGCTTTGAAATATGCGATTCCACTGACAGAGAGTGAATATGGAATCGTCCGTCTCTATCGTGATGGTATCAAAACGATTGAAACTGGACTCTCAAAATTAAGACACCACACTAATTCTCAATTTAAAACCATTCAAAAACAATCCGATATACCTAAAATCATTCGTGAATTATCAATCAAATTGGAATCAGGAGAGAAGGAATCGGTAGAACTTATTTTATATAACAAACGTGGAGAATACGAAGAGATTGATTTTAAAGAAGTGGAGCTGCTTGGTACAGAGCTCGTTCACATTTTAAATAAAAAGCGAACAGAAGATTTACTTCGAACAAGCGAGTGGAATTTACAATCCATTGTAGAATGTTCTCCGAATGGAATATTGATTTTAGTTGAAGGAACAATTCAGTTTTTTAATCGTAGTGCAGAAATCTTATTATCTCAAAACAAAAAAGAATTACAAAACAAAAAACTCTCAGAAGTATTTGGCTTTTTGAATGGAGATGACCCATTAATATTTTTAGAAACACTTTCAAATAATGGAATTTCGCCTAATCAAAGCGTAGTGGAAAAAAATATAATTTTATCGAATGGTCAAAAGCGTTGGATTAGTTTTTGGGCGATTGAAATTATTTATAATAGGAAAGTTGCAATCTTAGTTAATTTGAATGATCTATCTAAAATAAAAGATACAGAAGTTCAACTGTTACAAAGTGAGAAATTAGCAACAATCGGACAACTTGCGGCAGGCGTTGCTCATGAGATCAACAATCCAATGGCCTTCATTGCTAGTAATCTTGTGATGATGAAAAAATATCATGAACAAGTTGTTTCGTTTTTAGGAAATGTCCATTCCATCTTACTTGAATACAAGTCTTCTTCCGAGGTATCTTCGCTACTTTCCCAATGGAATTCTATTGATATAACAAATGTTCTTTCGGATACAAATGATATATTAGAGGAATCAATTGATGGTGCAAGTCGCGTTGTTGATATTGTCCGTAGTATTAAGAGTTTTGCTCATATTACAAAAGAAGAAACATTTGTAGATTGTAACTTAAACGAAGTGATCAGTTCAGCAATTAACATTGTAAAAAATAATATTAAATATAATTGCGAAATCATACTTACTCTAGATGCAAATTTACCTGAAATCAAATGCCACCCACAGGAAATTGGACAAGTCATTATCAATTTGATTGTGAATGCTGGTCATGCGATTGAAGAGAAAAAAACTTTCGGTTTGTTCCCAGAGACACAAGGGGAGAAACCAGGGAAAATTGAAGTGATGTCCAGATTAATTCCTGCCGAATGGAACCAAACCTTTGTAGAAATTAAGATTAAAGACAATGGGATTGGAATTCCTGAGGAAATGAAATCTCGAATTTTTGACCCATTTTTCTCAACAAAAGAAACGGGAGAAGGAACAGGCTTAGGATTGTCCATTAGTATGGATATCATTCGAAAACATAAGGGAAAAATTGAATTAGAAAGCATTCGATGTGAAGGATCTACTTTCACAATTTTATTACCTACAAATTTGGAGGATTAA
- a CDS encoding PAS domain S-box protein, producing the protein MTIISGKSILLVEDEAILALYEKNQLEQGGYQVTHVYTGENAIQLVTRQLHPFDLILMDIDLGKGLDGTETATQILNFKEIPIVFLSSHTEREIVKKTESITSYGYVVKNSGFTVLDASIKMAFKLFEANELTKSKKEHLETVLHSIGDGVIATDKAGKIIQINPVAEKMTGWSHEEGLGLQINEVFHIINVKTRQKVENPVEIVLKTNSVVALANHTVLIAKNGLEYQIADSGSPIKDLNGDTKGVVLVFRDITAEYNVQSKIAKQANMLDNVLDAVIGTDFNQIINYWNKAAEKIFLWKAKEVIGKNIAEVLKSKYSHHSNQEVIETVHQKGSFIGEATLEAKDGSFRNIEINLVLLNDETELPTGYIFVARDISERLIALKQIKESEAKLTQIIESAMDAIISIDSSKRIILFNGAAEKMFGYESNDMIGKSLDSLIPESFRNQHDKHIDHFAETGVSRRAMGALGEVRGLRSNGMEFPIEASISQISVNGESLFTVILRDVTVRNISETKIQKLLHEKENILKEIHHRVKNNMSSLFTLLTLQAKSQEDQSVQTILYEAAGRIKSMIVLYEKLYHSETDNSVLIQDYFPSICTEIVSIFPKKVDIKLDILHEPIELNAKILSSLGIILNELITNSIKHAFSDISKPEIILKISRDRNYLSLEYSDNGIGIPESISFENTPGFGLQLIGMLTDQMEGKVKIQRDERTKIILELVI; encoded by the coding sequence ATGACAATCATATCTGGTAAATCCATCTTACTTGTGGAAGATGAAGCCATTTTAGCACTGTATGAAAAAAATCAGCTAGAACAAGGAGGATACCAAGTTACACATGTTTACACTGGTGAAAACGCGATACAACTTGTCACAAGACAGCTACATCCCTTCGATTTGATCCTCATGGACATAGATTTAGGAAAGGGTCTAGATGGAACTGAGACAGCCACTCAAATCCTGAATTTTAAAGAGATTCCAATTGTATTTTTATCATCTCACACTGAGAGAGAGATCGTAAAAAAAACAGAAAGTATTACTTCTTATGGATACGTTGTTAAAAATTCTGGTTTTACCGTTCTTGATGCCTCCATCAAAATGGCTTTTAAACTTTTTGAAGCAAATGAATTAACAAAAAGCAAAAAAGAGCATCTAGAAACCGTATTACATTCAATCGGTGATGGAGTCATTGCGACTGACAAAGCAGGAAAGATCATTCAGATTAACCCAGTTGCAGAAAAAATGACTGGTTGGTCTCACGAAGAAGGATTGGGACTCCAGATCAATGAGGTATTTCATATCATCAATGTAAAAACAAGACAGAAGGTTGAAAATCCAGTTGAGATCGTTTTAAAAACTAATTCTGTAGTTGCATTAGCTAATCATACAGTGTTAATAGCAAAAAATGGATTAGAGTATCAGATTGCAGATTCTGGTTCTCCTATCAAGGATTTGAATGGCGATACCAAAGGTGTCGTTCTAGTGTTTCGAGACATCACAGCCGAATACAACGTCCAAAGTAAAATTGCTAAACAAGCCAATATGTTAGACAATGTTCTTGATGCTGTCATTGGAACTGATTTTAACCAAATAATTAATTATTGGAATAAAGCGGCAGAGAAAATTTTCCTCTGGAAGGCGAAAGAGGTGATAGGTAAAAATATTGCGGAAGTCTTGAAATCCAAATACTCCCATCATTCAAATCAGGAAGTAATTGAAACAGTCCATCAGAAAGGAAGTTTTATTGGTGAAGCAACTTTGGAAGCGAAAGATGGAAGCTTTCGAAATATAGAAATTAACCTAGTTTTATTGAATGATGAAACTGAATTACCTACAGGGTATATTTTTGTAGCAAGGGATATTTCTGAAAGATTAATTGCTCTGAAACAAATCAAAGAGTCCGAAGCCAAATTAACTCAAATCATTGAATCAGCCATGGATGCAATCATTAGTATTGATTCATCAAAAAGGATCATTTTATTCAATGGTGCCGCAGAAAAAATGTTTGGATATGAATCTAATGATATGATTGGAAAATCCTTGGATTCTTTGATTCCTGAAAGTTTTCGTAACCAACACGATAAGCATATTGATCATTTTGCAGAGACAGGTGTGAGCCGTCGTGCAATGGGTGCATTAGGTGAAGTTAGAGGACTAAGATCCAATGGCATGGAATTTCCAATAGAAGCATCGATATCTCAAATATCTGTCAACGGGGAATCTTTATTTACTGTGATCCTGCGAGATGTTACAGTCAGGAACATATCCGAAACTAAAATTCAAAAACTTTTACACGAAAAAGAAAATATCTTAAAAGAGATTCATCATCGAGTTAAAAATAATATGAGCTCATTGTTTACTTTGCTTACTTTACAAGCAAAGTCTCAAGAAGACCAATCTGTTCAGACGATTTTATATGAAGCTGCCGGAAGAATCAAAAGTATGATCGTTTTATATGAAAAATTATATCATTCAGAAACGGATAACAGTGTTTTGATTCAAGATTATTTTCCTTCCATTTGTACTGAAATTGTTTCCATTTTTCCGAAAAAAGTGGATATAAAATTAGATATACTTCACGAGCCAATCGAATTAAACGCTAAAATTTTATCATCTTTGGGCATCATCTTAAATGAATTGATCACCAATTCGATTAAACATGCTTTTTCAGATATTTCGAAACCAGAAATAATATTAAAAATTTCAAGGGATAGAAATTATCTCTCACTTGAGTATTCTGACAATGGGATTGGAATTCCAGAATCAATTTCATTCGAGAACACTCCTGGTTTTGGTTTGCAATTGATTGGAATGCTTACTGATCAGATGGAAGGAAAGGTGAAGATCCAGAGAGATGAGCGAACAAAAATTATCTTAGAATTGGTTATTTAA
- a CDS encoding aldo/keto reductase, whose amino-acid sequence MNLELNISSKVPTNQSNSVPLLGLGVWKSRPKECYEAVQAALELGYRHIDTAAIYGNEKEVGAAIKDSGIKRTDIFLVTKLWNADQGYEEALKAIDVSLQKLGTDYVDMYLIHFPVSGKRKDSWKALEKSKMDGKAKSIGVSNFMVSHLEDLLKESSIVPAMNQVEYHPFLQDTSLKEYCQKKGILLEAYSPLAHGQKLEDERLTTLAKKYNKSNAQILIRWSLQSGNVVIPKSKNPTRIRENADVFGFTISPEDMIEITSWNENFRTCWDPTTVE is encoded by the coding sequence ATGAATTTAGAATTAAATATCTCTTCCAAAGTCCCGACAAATCAATCCAATTCCGTTCCTTTACTTGGTTTAGGTGTTTGGAAATCTCGACCAAAGGAATGTTATGAGGCGGTGCAAGCGGCCTTAGAACTGGGGTATCGTCACATTGATACCGCTGCCATTTATGGAAATGAAAAGGAAGTTGGAGCTGCTATTAAAGATAGTGGGATCAAACGAACTGATATCTTTTTAGTGACTAAACTTTGGAATGCCGACCAAGGGTATGAAGAAGCTCTAAAGGCAATTGATGTGTCCTTGCAAAAACTGGGAACAGACTATGTAGATATGTATTTGATTCATTTCCCTGTTTCAGGAAAGCGAAAAGATTCATGGAAAGCACTGGAAAAAAGTAAAATGGACGGCAAGGCAAAGTCCATTGGCGTGAGTAACTTTATGGTGTCTCATCTAGAGGATTTGCTAAAAGAATCAAGTATCGTTCCCGCCATGAACCAAGTCGAATACCATCCTTTTTTACAAGATACATCTTTAAAAGAATACTGCCAAAAAAAAGGAATATTACTAGAAGCGTATAGTCCCCTGGCGCATGGCCAAAAGTTGGAAGATGAAAGACTTACTACATTGGCGAAGAAGTATAACAAAAGTAATGCTCAAATATTAATCAGATGGTCCTTACAATCTGGAAATGTAGTGATTCCAAAATCCAAAAATCCAACTCGTATTAGAGAAAATGCAGATGTATTCGGTTTTACAATTTCTCCAGAGGATATGATAGAAATTACAAGTTGGAATGAAAATTTCAGGACATGTTGGGATCCGACGACAGTTGAATAA